The Bradyrhizobium barranii subsp. barranii genome segment GCCGGTCGGCGAGTGGATCTTGCTCGACGGCGAATCCTGGATCGGCCCCTACGGCGCCGGCCTCGCGATGTCGCGGCTCGCGGATCGTCACGGCTATTTCGGCCGCGCGGTGCAGAGTCTGGTGATCGAAAAGCGCTAAGCGTGACGGCAAGCGCCGTGATCGCTCCTTGCGCCGATTGAACGGCAGACTTCCGCCGCCGCGGAAGGGATGCCCTGGTCGCGAACCTCTTCTTGTCCGGAGGTCTCTGCTCGACGCCAGCGTCCTGCCAGTTCAGCTGCCGTAGACGATCTTGATCTCCCACAGCAGGACGATGATAGCCGTGATCAACGTGATCGCGGCCAACGCACTTTCCAAGGAAGCGACTCTCATTTGATACTCCGCTTCCCAGCCCCGTCAGCGGTCTAGTTGATTCGTTGATTCGCCTGCAATTGCGCGGACGGCGTGCCTGAAAAGTCCCTTCCGAGCTGTTGTTCGCGGGTCACAGCGACCGTAGAACCCCGGGGTCCGGCCGCGGGAATACGTGCGGTGCTACCTGCCACAAGTTGCAGATCGGGGATGACTACCCCACCATCCGGTCCCGTCCACTCCAGAAGCCCGCGCGCAGCACCTTCTTGTCGACCTTGCCGACGCCGGTCATCGGCAGCTGCTTGACGAACTGGATCCGCTTCGGTGCATGTGCCGAGCCTTTTCGCGTCCTCACCAGATTGATCAGCTCGTCCGGATCGGGCTTTGCCCCCTCGCGCGGCACGACGATCGCGGTGACGGCTTCGCCCCATTTCTCGTCGGGAATGCCGACGACCGCGACCATCGCGACATCCGCATGCTGCGACAGCACGTCCTCGACCTCGCGCGGAAAAATGTTGAAGCCGCCGGAGACGATCATGTCCTTCTTGCGGTCGAGGATGAACATGTAGCCGCGCTCGTCCTTGCGCGCGACGTCGCCGGTGTGGACCCAGCCATTCTTCAGCGTCTCGGCTGTGATGTCAGGCCGCTTCCAGTATTCGGCCATGGCATGCGGCGCGCGCACGCAGATCTCGCCGGCTTCGCCCGTCTTCACTTCCTGGTCGTTGTCGTCGAGGATCCTGACCTCGCAGGCCGAGATCGGGAAGCCGCAGGACAGGAACAGCTCCGGCGTTTTTGGATCATGATCAGCCTTGCGCAGCACCGAAATCGGATAGCATTCGGTCTGCCCGTAAAGCTGCGAGAACACTGGCCCAATGCGTTCGATGCCCTCGACCAGCCGGCTCGGCGACATCGCGGATGCGCCATAGAGCACGAGCTCGAGCGAGGACAGATCAGTCTTGCTTAAGGCGGGATGATCGAGCAGCACATAGATCATGGTCGGCACGAACAGCGTGAAATTGATGCGCTCGCGCGCGATCGTCGTCAGCACCGCCTCGGGATCGAAACCCTTCAGCATGTGCACGGTGCCCCCGCGCATCAGGGTCGGCACGACTTTCGTGCCGGCGACATGGCTGATCGGGGCGACCGCGAGATAGTGCGGGGTGTCCGGGATCTCGAAGTCGGCGAGGATCGCGGCAGCACCCCCGGCGTTCTCGCGGTGATAGCGCAGCGCGCCCTTGGATTTACCGGTCGTGCCGCCGGTGTAATTCAGCGTGGAGAGATCGTCGGGGCCGGCGAAGCAATGCGCGCTGGCATGGCCCTCGATCTCGATCGCCTGCAGGAGGTCGACGCCATAGTCGGCCGGTCCCGTGGTGAAGACCGCCTTGAGCCGGCTCGCACTCGCGGCGAGCTCGCCGCCGCGATCGCGGAAGGTGGCGGCATCGACCACCAGCATCTCAGCCTCGGAATCCTCGAGCTGGAAGAGCTGGTCTGCCCGCGATCCCAGCGGATGCAGCCAGGTGACGCAGAGCCTGGATAATTGCGCGGCGACACCGGCGCACCAGGTGTCGGCGCGGTTGGCGGTGAGAAATGCGACGCGCGCGCCGGGCTGCAATCCCAGCCGCATGAACACGGCCTGGATGCGTCCGATCAGGTCGGTGGTGCCCTGATAGCTCAGCGATCCACCGGGCCAGGCGAAAGCGGTGCGGCCGGGATAGCGCGACAGTGCCCGCAGCGTCTGCGCGCAAGTCGGGGACGATGCGTGGAGCGGATCGGACATATGTTTCCCCGTTGCCTTGTCATCGGCTTTTGACGTGCCAATGTTTGTGCGCAACGCTAGCACAGGGAAGGCGGGATGGAACGACAAAGCCCGTGCAAGGAGGCGTGAGTGACATCCGATCGACTGCAACACTTCCGCGATCGTCTCGCTCTGCCTCTGATCGCGGCGCCAATGTTTCTGGTGTCGGGCGTCGAGCTCATGGTCGCGGCCTGTCGCAATGGCGTGATCGGAAGCTTCCCCACCGTGAATTGCCGCAGCACGGAACAGCTCGAGGCGTGGTTCACGGAGATCGAAACGCGACTGCGGCAACACGAAGATCACACCGGTCGCAAGGCCGCGCCGCTTTGCCCGAACCTGATCGTGCATCGCTCCAACGCGCGGCTGGAGCAGGATCTCGCCGTGCTGCTGCGACACAAGCCGGAGATCGTCATCACCTCTGTTGGATCGCCCGCGCCGGTGTTGAAGCCGCTGCACGATGCCGGCGCGCTGGTGCTGGCGGACGTGGCCTCGATCCGCCACGCCCGGCGCGCGGCGGAAGCCGGCGCCGACGGGCTGGTGCTGCTCACCGCGGGCGCAGGCGGGCAGACCGGCTGGCTCAATCCGTTCGCGTTCGTCCGCGCGGTGCGCGCATTCTTTGACGGCATCATCGTGCTCGCCGGAGGGATCAGCGACGGCCGCGCGCTGCATGCGGCTGGAGTCCTCGGCTGCGATCTCGGCTACATGGGCACGAAATTCATCGCGACGCGCGAGAGCATGGCGGACGAGCGCCACAAGGACATGCTGGTCGACAGCAGCGCCGACGACATCCTGCTCACCACCGCGTTCACGGGGTTGCAGACCAGCATGCTGAAGCCGTCGATCGTGGCTGCGGGCCTCGATCCCGACGATCTACCGGCGCGGGGCGCGATCGACATCGGCAAGGACATTGACGTCGACGCACGCGAAAACCGCCCGAAACGCTGGCGCGATATCTGGAGCGGGGGACACGCGACATCGGGCGTGACCGACGTGATGGCGGT includes the following:
- a CDS encoding AMP-binding protein; this encodes MSDPLHASSPTCAQTLRALSRYPGRTAFAWPGGSLSYQGTTDLIGRIQAVFMRLGLQPGARVAFLTANRADTWCAGVAAQLSRLCVTWLHPLGSRADQLFQLEDSEAEMLVVDAATFRDRGGELAASASRLKAVFTTGPADYGVDLLQAIEIEGHASAHCFAGPDDLSTLNYTGGTTGKSKGALRYHRENAGGAAAILADFEIPDTPHYLAVAPISHVAGTKVVPTLMRGGTVHMLKGFDPEAVLTTIARERINFTLFVPTMIYVLLDHPALSKTDLSSLELVLYGASAMSPSRLVEGIERIGPVFSQLYGQTECYPISVLRKADHDPKTPELFLSCGFPISACEVRILDDNDQEVKTGEAGEICVRAPHAMAEYWKRPDITAETLKNGWVHTGDVARKDERGYMFILDRKKDMIVSGGFNIFPREVEDVLSQHADVAMVAVVGIPDEKWGEAVTAIVVPREGAKPDPDELINLVRTRKGSAHAPKRIQFVKQLPMTGVGKVDKKVLRAGFWSGRDRMVG
- a CDS encoding NAD(P)H-dependent flavin oxidoreductase, with product MTSDRLQHFRDRLALPLIAAPMFLVSGVELMVAACRNGVIGSFPTVNCRSTEQLEAWFTEIETRLRQHEDHTGRKAAPLCPNLIVHRSNARLEQDLAVLLRHKPEIVITSVGSPAPVLKPLHDAGALVLADVASIRHARRAAEAGADGLVLLTAGAGGQTGWLNPFAFVRAVRAFFDGIIVLAGGISDGRALHAAGVLGCDLGYMGTKFIATRESMADERHKDMLVDSSADDILLTTAFTGLQTSMLKPSIVAAGLDPDDLPARGAIDIGKDIDVDARENRPKRWRDIWSGGHATSGVTDVMAVDDLVARTLAEYREAGGR